The proteins below are encoded in one region of Amycolatopsis acidiphila:
- a CDS encoding MCE family protein, protein MRTLRRRLLGLLLIAVLVGGVTLSIALYNNAFTSYVNVKLEASDIGNQLLEQSDVKVRGLIVGSVKSISATQDGAELSLALDPASAKMIPANVSARFLPKTLFGERYVSLEIPQDASTRTLRNGDVIPEDRTQGAVQLSKALDDLLPVLQAVQPQKLSATLTAISTALQGRGDELGQTLSDLGNYLDGLNPHLPELQHNLQALAKFSNNLSNTAPDLVQTLDNLSTTSKTIVDEQQNLQSLYADVTTASQTLESFVRTNSSNLISLARSSRPTAELLAKYSPEYPCLFGGMADLVPLIDQAMGKGTSQPGLHATIEIVVNRGPYEPGRDEPRFEDKRGPRCYDMKDFPQPFPQYPPDGPIKDGSQPTPGSRVASDGLVPANTAANAGGYNGGGTTAGNPANTPAEQDFLDQLVGPQVGLSAQQMPGWSGLLIGPLYRGAEVTIK, encoded by the coding sequence ATGAGGACGCTGCGCCGCAGGCTCCTCGGCCTGCTCCTGATCGCCGTGCTGGTCGGCGGGGTCACGCTGAGCATCGCGCTGTACAACAACGCCTTCACCTCGTACGTGAACGTGAAGCTGGAGGCGAGCGACATCGGCAACCAGCTGCTCGAGCAGTCCGACGTGAAGGTGCGCGGGCTGATCGTCGGCTCGGTGAAGTCGATCTCCGCGACCCAGGACGGCGCCGAGCTGAGTCTCGCGCTGGACCCGGCGTCGGCGAAGATGATCCCGGCCAACGTCTCCGCGCGCTTCCTGCCGAAGACGTTGTTCGGCGAGCGGTACGTCTCGCTCGAGATCCCACAGGACGCCTCGACCCGGACCCTGCGCAACGGCGACGTGATCCCCGAGGACCGGACGCAGGGCGCGGTGCAGCTGTCCAAGGCGCTCGACGACCTGCTGCCGGTGTTGCAGGCCGTGCAGCCGCAGAAGCTCTCGGCGACGCTGACCGCGATCTCCACCGCACTGCAGGGCCGCGGCGACGAGCTCGGCCAGACACTGTCGGACCTGGGGAACTACCTCGACGGGCTGAACCCGCACCTGCCGGAGCTGCAGCACAACCTGCAGGCGCTGGCGAAGTTCTCGAACAACCTCAGCAACACCGCGCCGGACCTGGTGCAGACCCTGGACAACCTGTCGACCACGAGCAAGACCATTGTGGACGAACAACAGAACCTGCAGTCCCTCTACGCCGACGTGACGACCGCGTCGCAGACCCTGGAGTCCTTCGTGCGCACGAACTCCAGCAACCTGATCAGCCTGGCGCGGAGCTCCCGGCCGACCGCGGAGCTGCTGGCCAAGTACTCGCCGGAGTACCCGTGCCTGTTCGGCGGGATGGCCGACCTCGTGCCGCTGATCGACCAGGCCATGGGCAAGGGCACGAGCCAGCCCGGCCTGCACGCGACGATCGAGATCGTCGTCAACCGCGGGCCGTACGAGCCCGGCCGGGACGAGCCGCGGTTCGAGGACAAGCGCGGGCCGCGCTGCTACGACATGAAGGACTTCCCGCAGCCGTTCCCGCAGTACCCGCCGGACGGCCCGATCAAGGACGGCAGCCAGCCGACGCCGGGCTCGCGGGTCGCCAGTGACGGCCTCGTCCCTGCCAACACCGCGGCGAACGCGGGTGGCTACAACGGCGGCGGCACCACCGCGGGCAACCCCGCGAACACCCCGGCCGAGCAGGACTTCCTGGACCAGCTCGTCGGCCCGCAGGTCGGGCTGAGCGCGCAGCAGATGCCCGGCTGGAGCGGGCTGCTGATCGGGCCGCTGTACCGGGGAGCGGAGGTGACCATCAAATGA
- a CDS encoding MCE family protein, which produces MRGLLSPLIKLVVFIVVTVVFTAVLGISIANINTGSTKGYSARFTDATLVLPGDDVRIAGVKIGQVTDVKVVDRRQAQIDFEVDSDRTLPADVNATIRYRNLVGQRYLSLTQGTGGDTGPLKPGATIPLDHTTPALDLDELFNGFKPLFAALNPDDVNKLSYEIIQVLQGEGGTIDSLLAHTATLTTTIAQKDQVIGQVIDNLNGVLDTVNAHTPQLNSLIVNLQQLVSGLAQDRKPIGDAIDALGGLANTTAGLLDKARDPLKNDIAALGVLSNNLNDNQALVEHFIQYLPQKVTTLTSTADYGSWFNFFLCSTEGDVSVPVVGAINVPLSTSANGRCHA; this is translated from the coding sequence ATGAGGGGCCTGCTCTCGCCGCTGATCAAGCTGGTCGTCTTCATCGTGGTCACCGTCGTGTTCACGGCGGTGCTCGGCATCAGCATCGCCAACATCAACACCGGCTCCACCAAGGGGTACAGCGCCCGCTTCACCGATGCGACGCTGGTGCTGCCCGGCGACGACGTGCGCATCGCGGGCGTCAAGATCGGGCAGGTCACCGACGTCAAGGTCGTCGACCGCCGGCAGGCGCAGATCGACTTCGAGGTGGACTCGGACCGGACGCTGCCCGCCGACGTGAACGCGACGATCAGGTACCGGAACCTGGTGGGCCAGCGCTACCTCTCGCTCACCCAGGGCACCGGCGGCGACACCGGGCCGCTCAAGCCCGGCGCGACGATCCCGCTGGACCACACGACCCCGGCGCTGGACCTCGACGAGCTGTTCAACGGCTTCAAGCCGCTGTTCGCGGCGCTGAACCCGGACGACGTCAACAAGCTGTCCTACGAGATCATCCAGGTGCTGCAGGGCGAGGGCGGCACCATCGACAGCCTGCTCGCGCACACCGCAACCCTGACCACCACGATCGCGCAGAAGGACCAGGTCATCGGCCAGGTGATCGACAACCTCAACGGCGTGCTCGACACGGTCAACGCGCACACCCCGCAGCTCAACAGCCTGATCGTCAACCTGCAGCAGCTGGTGTCCGGCCTCGCGCAGGACCGCAAGCCGATCGGCGACGCGATCGACGCGCTGGGCGGGCTGGCGAACACCACCGCCGGCCTGCTCGACAAGGCCCGGGACCCGCTGAAGAACGACATCGCGGCGCTCGGGGTGCTGAGCAACAACCTCAACGACAACCAGGCGCTGGTCGAGCACTTCATCCAGTACCTGCCGCAGAAGGTGACGACGCTGACCAGCACCGCCGACTACGGCTCCTGGTTCAACTTCTTCCTGTGCTCCACCGAGGGTGACGTGTCGGTGCCGGTGGTCGGTGCGATCAACGTTCCGCTCTCCACGTCCGCGAACGGGCGGTGCCACGCGTGA
- a CDS encoding MCE family protein, with amino-acid sequence MKSFQQRNPVPIAVVGLVLMVLGLIVALNADDLPIIGAGTTYTADFTEAAGLKADDEVRVAGVKVGKVTDVALDGPQVKVSFKVKDAWLGDKTSAAIKIKTLLGQKYLALDPVGDKTLDPGTAIPKERTLAPYDVLDAFRDLSSTVDQINTQQLAQSFDTLSQTLSGTPTEVKGALSGLQQLSDTIAKRDTQLSQLLANTRQISQTLADRDTELTKILSDGNQVLDEISQREQAISTLLSGSQELSRQLQGLVNDNDAQLTPVLDSLDQLTSMLQRNQDSLAQGIARFAPYIRVFTNTVGNGHWFDNYICGLILPSTSLLNQEGCNQK; translated from the coding sequence GTGAAAAGCTTCCAGCAGCGCAATCCCGTGCCCATCGCCGTCGTCGGCCTGGTGCTGATGGTGCTGGGCCTCATCGTGGCGCTCAACGCCGACGACCTGCCGATCATCGGCGCCGGCACCACCTACACCGCGGACTTCACCGAGGCGGCCGGGCTCAAGGCCGACGACGAGGTCCGCGTCGCCGGGGTGAAGGTCGGCAAGGTCACCGACGTCGCGCTCGACGGCCCGCAGGTGAAGGTGTCGTTCAAGGTCAAGGACGCGTGGCTGGGCGACAAGACCAGCGCCGCGATCAAGATCAAGACCCTGCTCGGCCAGAAGTACCTGGCGCTGGACCCGGTGGGGGACAAGACGCTGGACCCGGGCACGGCGATCCCGAAGGAACGCACGCTCGCGCCCTACGACGTGCTCGACGCGTTCCGCGACCTGTCGTCCACAGTGGACCAGATCAACACCCAGCAGCTCGCGCAGAGCTTCGACACGCTGTCCCAGACGCTGTCCGGCACGCCGACGGAGGTCAAGGGCGCGCTGTCGGGTCTGCAGCAGCTGTCGGACACGATCGCGAAGCGGGACACCCAGCTGTCGCAGCTGCTGGCGAACACCCGTCAGATCAGCCAGACCCTCGCCGACCGCGACACGGAGCTGACCAAGATCCTCAGCGACGGCAACCAGGTGCTCGACGAGATCTCCCAGCGGGAGCAGGCGATCTCGACCCTGCTGAGCGGTTCGCAGGAGCTGTCCAGGCAGCTGCAGGGCCTGGTGAACGACAACGACGCGCAGCTGACCCCGGTGCTGGACTCGCTGGACCAGCTGACCTCGATGCTGCAGCGCAACCAGGACTCCCTGGCGCAGGGCATCGCGCGGTTCGCGCCCTACATCCGGGTGTTCACCAACACCGTCGGCAACGGGCACTGGTTCGACAACTACATCTGCGGCCTGATCCTCCCGTCGACCAGCCTGCTGAACCAGGAGGGGTGTAACCAGAAATGA
- a CDS encoding MCE family protein, with the protein MTDTRFGQSLARGVAIACVLGLVVAGVLWWTLKDANKKHLTAYFPSAIGLYVGNSVRVLGVDMGIVTGVQPMGNQVRVEMEYDRSIALPADAQAAIVAPSLVSDRYVQLAPAYTGGKIIDDGASIPLDRTAVPIEVDDLYASLDKISQSLGPNGVNANGSLSDLLTTLAKNVDGNGQSLHDTITKLSQLSTTLSGNKNDLFATIQNLADFSQTLANSDSQVRRFESQLADVSGYLAGEKDNLAATVQQLGTTLGLVQDFIDKHHDKLRSNVDNLASVTKVLVDQRSALAEILDVAPVGLGNVVNAYNGSSGTLDARSNINELTQPPLVMICGLLKETPDALKQVGHLCDSVAGILDGTAKLPSLAQTVYAFQHGQLPPLPLPFVDLFGTGTSQ; encoded by the coding sequence ATGACGGACACCCGCTTCGGACAGTCGCTCGCACGGGGCGTGGCCATCGCCTGCGTGCTGGGGCTCGTCGTCGCCGGGGTGCTGTGGTGGACCCTCAAGGACGCCAACAAGAAGCACCTCACCGCATACTTCCCGAGCGCGATCGGGCTCTACGTCGGCAACAGCGTGCGCGTGCTCGGCGTGGACATGGGCATCGTGACCGGCGTCCAGCCGATGGGCAACCAGGTCCGGGTCGAGATGGAGTACGACCGCTCCATCGCGCTCCCGGCCGACGCGCAGGCCGCCATCGTCGCCCCGTCGCTGGTCAGCGACCGGTACGTGCAGCTCGCCCCGGCCTACACCGGCGGCAAGATCATCGACGACGGCGCGTCGATCCCGCTCGACCGCACCGCGGTGCCGATCGAGGTCGACGACCTGTACGCGAGCCTGGACAAGATCAGCCAGTCGCTCGGGCCCAACGGGGTCAACGCGAACGGCTCGCTGTCGGACCTGCTGACCACACTGGCGAAGAACGTCGACGGCAACGGCCAGTCGCTGCACGACACGATCACCAAGCTCAGCCAGCTGTCGACCACCTTGTCGGGCAACAAGAACGACCTGTTCGCCACCATCCAGAACCTGGCCGACTTCTCGCAGACGCTCGCGAACTCCGACAGCCAGGTGCGCCGGTTCGAGTCGCAGCTGGCGGACGTGAGCGGGTACCTGGCGGGGGAGAAGGACAACCTCGCCGCGACGGTGCAACAGCTCGGCACCACGCTCGGGCTGGTGCAGGACTTCATCGACAAGCACCACGACAAGCTGCGGTCCAACGTCGACAACCTGGCGAGCGTGACGAAGGTGCTGGTGGACCAGCGCAGTGCGCTCGCGGAGATCCTCGACGTGGCGCCGGTCGGCCTCGGCAACGTGGTCAACGCCTACAACGGCTCCTCGGGCACCCTGGACGCACGGTCGAACATCAACGAGCTGACGCAGCCGCCGCTGGTGATGATCTGCGGGCTGCTGAAGGAGACGCCGGACGCGCTGAAACAGGTCGGCCACCTGTGCGATTCGGTCGCCGGGATCCTGGACGGCACCGCGAAGCTGCCTTCGCTGGCGCAGACGGTGTACGCGTTCCAGCACGGCCAGCTCCCGCCGCTGCCGTTGCCGTTTGTCGACCTGTTCGGGACGGGGACTTCGCAGTGA
- a CDS encoding MCE family protein, which translates to MKRLALIAVGAATALTLTSCGFGGIYSVPLPGGADLGDHPYTVKAQFRDVLDLVPKSGVKVNEVAVGRVESIGLTPDGWHAEVTMEVNGDVKLPANALANIRQSSLLGEKYVELASPGQDLAQGTLANNAEIPLERTNRSVDVEEVLGALSMLLNGGGVEQLNTITKELNSATSGREPDIRNLLDNANQLVSTLDKQSGDITRALDGLNRLSSTLVTQKDQLAGAIDNLGPGLAVLEQQRTQLVTMLQALQNLSGVTVDTIHKSQADIVADLQALLPTLQKLGEAGSDLPKSLELLLTYPFTDAALKGAKGDYFNLYAKVDLNLQDVLQNLGRSRDNPLSGILPDNLNLTGGQPSNPGNTTPPLPLNTGSPGGAVPGTSGGTNGTQQSQSGLPGLFGLLSGGGS; encoded by the coding sequence GTGAAACGACTCGCCCTCATCGCCGTCGGCGCCGCGACCGCGCTGACACTGACCAGCTGCGGGTTCGGTGGGATCTACAGCGTCCCGCTGCCGGGCGGCGCCGACCTCGGCGACCACCCGTACACCGTGAAGGCGCAGTTCCGCGACGTGCTCGACCTCGTGCCGAAGTCGGGCGTGAAGGTCAACGAGGTCGCGGTCGGCCGCGTCGAGTCCATCGGCCTCACCCCGGACGGCTGGCACGCCGAGGTGACCATGGAGGTCAACGGCGACGTGAAGCTGCCCGCCAACGCGCTGGCCAACATCCGCCAGTCGAGCCTGCTCGGCGAGAAGTACGTCGAGCTGGCCTCGCCGGGCCAGGACCTGGCCCAGGGCACGCTGGCGAACAACGCCGAGATCCCGCTGGAGCGCACCAACCGCAGCGTCGACGTCGAAGAGGTGCTCGGCGCGCTGTCGATGCTGCTCAACGGCGGCGGGGTCGAGCAGCTCAACACGATCACCAAGGAGCTCAACTCCGCGACCTCGGGCCGTGAGCCCGACATCCGGAACCTGCTGGACAACGCGAACCAGCTGGTGAGCACGCTGGACAAGCAGTCGGGTGACATCACCCGCGCCCTCGACGGGCTCAACCGGCTGTCCTCGACGCTGGTCACGCAGAAGGACCAGCTCGCCGGCGCCATCGACAACCTCGGCCCTGGCCTCGCCGTACTGGAACAGCAGCGCACGCAGCTGGTGACGATGCTGCAGGCGTTGCAGAACCTGTCGGGTGTCACCGTCGACACGATCCACAAGAGCCAGGCCGACATCGTGGCCGACCTGCAGGCGCTCCTGCCGACGCTGCAGAAGCTCGGCGAGGCCGGCTCCGATCTGCCGAAGTCGCTGGAGCTGCTGCTGACGTACCCGTTCACGGACGCGGCGCTCAAGGGCGCGAAGGGTGACTACTTCAACCTGTACGCGAAGGTCGACCTGAACCTGCAGGACGTCCTGCAGAACCTCGGGCGCAGCCGCGACAACCCGTTGTCCGGGATCCTGCCCGACAACCTGAACCTGACCGGCGGCCAGCCGTCGAACCCAGGCAACACCACGCCACCGCTGCCGCTGAACACCGGTTCGCCCGGCGGTGCCGTGCCCGGCACGTCCGGTGGCACGAACGGCACACAGCAGTCGCAGTCGGGCCTGCCCGGCCTGTTCGGGCTGCTCTCGGGGGGAGGTTCCTGA
- a CDS encoding MlaD family protein, with protein sequence MLVRRTRLQLIAFLVISVVAIVYALIRFAGLGQVFGQNGYTVKLELNQSGGIFTGAEVTYRGYNIGRVGPLRLTATGLEADLNIDPDTPNVPTDLQAVVADRSAVGEQFVDLRPANEAGPFLKAGSVIPADKTKTPIPTEQVVSDLDGLAQSVPTDALRTVVDESYNAFNGTGNDLQVLLDTLRDFTKSAQDNLPQTVQLLNAGGKVLDTQNAEASNMAEFSKNLDQLSATLKSSDGDLRKLIETAPGAAQSLNQLISDTGPGLAELFANLLTTSNLLLTRQDGIEQVLVSYPALAVGARSVVPGDGTAHLGLVLNLFDPPPCTKGYQDPSQYRTGSDTTPRTPDFNAYCAEPTGSPIDVRGAQNAPYNGVPVAPDQQQLAQNADRPQQQLAELAGMPGVAGSPAVSINSLSSLLALPG encoded by the coding sequence ATGCTGGTACGCAGGACGAGGCTCCAGCTCATCGCCTTCCTGGTGATCTCCGTCGTCGCGATCGTCTACGCCCTGATCCGGTTCGCCGGGCTCGGCCAGGTGTTCGGGCAGAACGGCTACACGGTCAAGCTCGAGCTGAACCAGTCCGGTGGCATCTTCACCGGCGCCGAGGTCACCTACCGCGGCTACAACATCGGCCGGGTCGGGCCGCTGCGGCTGACCGCTACCGGGCTCGAAGCCGACCTGAACATCGACCCGGACACCCCGAACGTGCCCACCGACCTGCAGGCGGTCGTCGCCGACCGGTCGGCCGTCGGGGAGCAGTTCGTCGACCTGCGCCCGGCGAACGAGGCAGGCCCGTTCCTGAAGGCGGGCTCGGTGATCCCGGCCGACAAGACCAAGACGCCGATCCCCACCGAGCAGGTCGTCAGCGACCTCGACGGGCTGGCGCAGTCGGTGCCCACCGACGCGCTGCGCACCGTGGTCGACGAGTCGTACAACGCCTTCAACGGCACCGGGAACGACCTGCAGGTGCTCCTGGACACGCTGCGCGACTTCACCAAATCCGCGCAGGACAACCTGCCGCAGACGGTGCAGCTGCTCAACGCGGGCGGCAAAGTGCTCGACACGCAGAACGCCGAGGCGTCGAACATGGCCGAGTTCAGCAAGAACCTGGACCAGCTGTCGGCGACGTTGAAGAGCTCCGACGGCGACCTGCGCAAGCTGATCGAGACCGCGCCGGGTGCCGCGCAGTCGCTCAACCAGCTGATCAGCGACACGGGCCCGGGGCTCGCCGAGCTGTTCGCGAACCTGCTCACCACGTCGAACCTGCTGCTGACCCGGCAGGACGGCATCGAGCAGGTACTGGTGAGCTACCCGGCCCTCGCCGTCGGCGCCCGCAGCGTCGTGCCCGGCGACGGCACCGCGCACCTGGGCCTGGTGCTCAACCTGTTCGACCCGCCACCGTGTACGAAGGGCTACCAGGACCCGTCGCAGTACCGGACGGGTTCCGACACCACTCCCCGTACGCCGGACTTCAACGCCTACTGTGCCGAGCCGACGGGCAGTCCGATCGACGTCCGCGGCGCGCAGAACGCGCCGTACAACGGCGTGCCGGTGGCGCCGGACCAGCAGCAGCTGGCCCAGAACGCCGACCGGCCGCAGCAGCAGCTGGCCGAGCTGGCCGGCATGCCCGGCGTCGCCGGCTCCCCCGCGGTGAGCATCAACAGCCTCTCGTCGCTGCTCGCGCTGCCCGGCTGA